TACAAACTCATCGATAGACTCTAGAACCTGCACCGTGCCTTCACCCTTGACTCTGTACAATGATTCGCCAAGTTTTGCTGCAACATCGTTATTAAAACCAATAGAAGTCAAAAATGCGACAGCATCTAAAGCTGCCTGAATGCCGTGTCCTGAAGCAACCCCAGCCTGACGATACACTCTATCTTCAACATCGCCAGCAGAAAACACTCCATGCACTGACGTTTCTTGATTTCGCCCTTTAAGCACAATGTAGCCATCGGCATCGGTCTGGACATACTTGCGTACTAAATCAGAGTTTGGCGTGTGCCCTATGGCCAAAAACACCCCGCTTACGGGCAAAGTCGTTACCTCTTTGGTCTTGGCATCTTTAATTTCAACACCAGTTACCCCAGATTCGTCACCGATAATGCGCTGCACATCAACTGAATAAATAACCTTAATGGACGGATACTCACTCAAATGGGCTTGCATAGATGGCGCAGCTTTCATGCTTTCTTTGCGGACTAATACGGTAATGTTTTTAGCGTGACGCGCTAATTGAATCGCTTCTTCCACAGCTGAATCACCACCACCAATGACAACAACATTTTTATCTTTATAGAATGGACCATCGCATACCGCACAGGTAGTCACGCCCATTTTCCAAAATTCTTGCTCGCCAGGAACACCCAGCATTTTAGGAGTAGCGCCCGTTGCTACAATCAACGACAAGGCATGAATAGTCTCGCCTCCTGAAGTTTCTAGTGCAAATGGCCATTGGGATAAATCGGCAGATGTTATCGTATCCTGTAAAAATTCAATAGCACTGACCTTATTCTTTAAAAATTTCTTACCCAGGTTGGTGGACTGATCTTGGAGGTTTTTAATAATATCTTGGCCTAAAATCGATCTGCTTCCTGGCCAATTTTCCACAAGGCTCGTTTGGGTCAAAAGACCTCCAGGCAACGGCCCATGGACAACCAATGTCTTAACATTACCCCAAACCCCATAAATAGCCGCGCTCAAACCTGCGGCGCCCGACCCTATGATCACCAAAGGTATAATGTTTTGCTTATCAAAAGCGTTTTCCATGACAATCGAAACACCACGACGCGGTGGACGATCGCAGCCTTGAATAAACATGACGGATATCAACAATAACCCGAGAAAACTACATTTTATTTTTTTACACAGAGACGTCTTCATAATTTCCTTTTATTTAAGCGATTTTACGGACACTACCACTCGACAAACAAGAGACTTCGTGTATCTTGATTATATACTCTAGAATTCTATTGTTATAAATATTGCATAATTTACATTCTCTCATAGGACGGTTACTTGTATGAATAATTCAGTTATGAAAAAAACCTTTCTCTTTCTCACCCTACTCCTGAGTCAACCTTTATCACATGCTTTTGATGACACCACCAACATTGGCGATATGAACGAAATTTCAGCAACCATCATCGAACAAGCGCAAAATATCTTGGAAGATCAACTCAAGAAAATCCTAACACAATTTAACGCCGTTGATTGCATTCTAGGAGACCTGGCTCTGGTTGTCAATAATGACCAAGTCCCGCAAACAAAAAATAAAAAAACAGTCATCCAAGGTATTATAAGCGTGCGTTCTTTAATAGAATCTGTCCAAAAGGATGCCTTCGTTAATGTTAGCCTTAGACAAAACTTAATGATTCTAAAAATCCTAGAAGGCCTTATTGCTCATACCAAGCAGGCACTTTCTGATGGACTTACCGAATTTCCTGCCTTTGATTTTGTCACCTACTTCCAGAGTATCAAAAGCCCCCAGGACGATTCAACTATCGACATTGATGCCCTACAAAAGAACATTGATGCCCAAATTGCCGACCTTAATAGTCAGGCAGCGAGCGTCGGCCTAGCGTGGTACAACAGGGCATACAGAAAGCTTAACGATTATCTTATTCAACCAAGCATCAAAGCAGCTTCAATCGGCAATGCTGGAAAGATAGCCATTGCTACCTCATTAGCAGCTTGGTATTTCTTATGGTATCGCACTGAAAAAGGAGAAGACCCTAACGCATCGAGCAAGTTCTCGCATTGGCTTCGTAGTAAAGTTGGCGAACATGTTAAAATCCAAGACAGAGGCGCCATAATCAATGATGATAAATTGGGATGGATAGGCAGATTCGAAAAAGAAGCATTCAATCTTACTCATGGTCACGCAGAAATTGGCAAATATTTAGTTGCTACGGCTTCACCTTTTTATTATGAAGCATTCAAAAACGCGTCATCTTGGTGTGGTAAAAAAATAGAAAGAACTCATAACTTTTTGCTCGGTGGCGCTTACAAAAATAAAAAAATTGAAGACGCATTGAATGCTAGCATTGAACCAAAGTACACCTTTGATGACCTTGTTGGCCTCGATTACGTAAAAGAAGCATTGTCCCTCGTTGTAAAATACGTAGAAGACCCTGAACGTTGGGATCGTAGCAAGCTAACCCCAGAAAAAGGCTATTTACTTACCGGACCTACACGTTCGGGTAAATCTTTTTCTGCAGAAGCATTGGCTGGCGAAATTAAAAAAGTGGTCAAACGACAAGGCCGCAACCCAGACGAAATTGGCTTTTATGTGATTAAAGGCTCCTACATTGAATCTATGGGTATTGCAAAAATTCTTGAAATGGCAAAAAGAGAAGCGCCATGCGTATTATTTATTGACGAAATCGACCTTCTACGCTTACAACGTGCCGGCGGAAACACTTCATTACTTAATGAATTTTTAACCTCCATGAGTGGCTGCCTTGATAGTGACCCTAAAAAACAGGTTATCATTTTAGCGGCAACCAATAGACCGGAAAATATGGACGAAGCACTCAAACAACCAGGACGATTTGGCAAAGAAATTCGCTTTGACTATCCTGGCTTTGAACACCGCAAAGAATATTTCATCAAGAGATTATATCCTGTGTGCCCATCGCTTGATCGTTTTGATCTTGACAAAGTCTGCTTGGAAACCGCAGGCTGCTCATTTGAAACCATGAATTCTGTTCTCAAAAAAGCAATCCAAAAGTCTAAAATACAAAATCTGCCACTCACCCAAGAAGCACTTGATGATGCATTGGACACAGAAGTGCGCAATATGATTCCCGGAGAATTCAAGCAACTGTCCCAAGAGGAAAAAAACATTATCGCGACTCACCAAGCTGGACATGCTTTAGCAACCATACTCTTAGATAGCGCGGAAAAACTTACCAAAGTGACCATCCGACCAATTCAAGAAAAGCTTAAAGAAGAAAGTCCTTGGGAGGCTTATTATAAACAGAGCAATAGCGTTGAACATGCACAGGCTGTTGTCCATGGTAAAATGTTTACCCAATGCTGTCATCATACCCTGAATCTTTACACTAAAAATCAAAAAATGAATCTATGCAAAATTAAACTTGCCGGACATATCGCAGAAGAACTATTATTGGGATCATCTGGCTATAGTTACCACATGGAAGATAAAGAACATGCATTGCGCATAGCACAGTCCATAGTATTTCAAGGACTCATTATTAGTAATTTGCCTGAACATGTACAAGACAAAATGATTGATGCTTCGCTCGCCCTCTTAAGCAAATGTGAATCAGAAGTTAAAGAACTGCTCGCCAACAATAAAGTAGCATTACAAGCAATCTCTATTGCACTACAAAAACATCTCACGCTAACAGCACAAGATGTTCAAGAAATCATGGATGCAACAACCAGCGCTACAAATACACCAGAACTCACAGAACCTGTCGCTGCATAATTAGTAATAAGTCTATAAAAAAAAGTTCGCCCTGCCGTTTTTCTAAAAAGAAATCCTGCAGGGCGAACTTTTGATTGTGATATAACTCCTGAGTCCTTGTGTTGCCTTCTAAGCTTCCAACTAAGAGCGCCCTTTAAAGATAAGAACCCACCCCCGCCGTCCTCCCAGAGCTTTGTCGAAGGGTGCCAAAAAATGAATTATATATAGGAATAATTATGGATTTTTTTTACGTTTATATTTTGCAATGCAATGATAGATCGTACTATATAGGTTCTACCGATGATATACATCGCAGACTTGATGAACATATACAACCTGTTAAAAAAGAATCCAATGCGTTTAGTTATGTAGCAGAACGATTACCGTTCAAATTAGTATTTGTAGAGGAATTTGAAAGACGAGAAGATGCACAAGAAGCCGAACGGCGATTAAAAGGCTGGCCTCGTAAGAAAAAAGAGGCACTAATTAATAGTGGATGGGAAGCCGTTCCTGGAGTTACAAAAAAGGGTGCATTCACTCAATTTTAATAACCCTTCGACAAAGCTCAGGGAGGACGGCGGGGATAGAGTTCGCTTGTAGAGAGAGCAGCGAGTCTTTGCGTTTATTAAAGCTCTCTATCGATTAATCAACTTCTAGATTATCAACCATAGTAAGTCGCTCTTGATAACGTCCCTGTTTAAAAGTCGCCTGTAACCAAGACTTGACCATAGCAATGGCTTGTTCATGCGAGACAAAATCAGCGGGGAGCACCAAAATATTAGCATTGTCATCTTGACGGCTCATGCGCGCGACTTCTTCATTCCAAGCCAATGCAGCGTAAATTCCAGGGAATCTATTGGCCGCGATGCTCATGCCGACACCACTACCACACAGCAAGATGCCAAAATCAGCACGTCTTTCAAGTAGTGCTTGGCAGACGGCCTCAACAAACACCGGATAATCAGAACGATCTGCATTATACGCGCCAACATCAAGCCATTCAATGGATTTATCTGCAACCTGAACACGCTCTTTTATGCATGCTTTGTGACTAAAGCCGCGATGATCGGCACCTATAACAATTTTCACGGCTTCACCTGAGTTGTTGTATCGGGTGCTGCAGCAGGTTGCGCTGCCGCGCCAGGGGCAACAGGAGTAGAGGTCACGGTCACCGTTGGCACAACTACAACAGTAGGAACAACTGCTCCAGCTGGCACATCTGAATAAAGCTCTTTTGCCTGTGTTTGCAAATCTTGACTCATTGATCCCGATTCTTGTTTTTCAGTAACCTTAGCACCTTCATGTAAACGCCACACCATCGAGCCTTCTTTTCCAGCCGATCTGAAATGCAACACCATTTCTTTTGAGGTCGATGAAATTATCGGTTTATCTTCAGTGGTCGTAGCGTTAAATCTAACAACATAAGCTTCTTTAAATCGAGAGATCTTTTTACCAAAAAGCACCCTGTATTCAGGATCCAACTCAGTAGATTTAACTTCAAGAGGACTATAGGACACATCATCAACCGTTAAAAACATTTGCCATTGCGATTGGGGTTGACCCAGCGGCAATTCAAAAGGACTCAATACATAAAAAGTAATGGAATGCTTGTTGTCTTCCAGTTGTCTACGTAAAAAAACATTTTTATCTTCTTCAGATTTCCCGCGACGTCGCATATACATATCCGCATGGGCAATCCGTGTATCGTCTGACAACCACATTGCATCAAACATCCCTGCCGTAGCAAATTGATTATACAACGTAACCGACCGAATATACGCATCAGCGTTTTTTGGTAATGGAGGCAGATCTCCTCCTTGGTCAAACTTTTCTACACCCCAATCAACAACCCTGCCACAGCCTGGCGCCAAAGCAAGTACTATAAATCCTGTCATAACCAATAAACTATTTTTATACTTCATACCAAACGCCTCTTTCTTTTTTACAATTTCCACATAATAGTAGTATCCTAAAAAAAAGAATGTTGATTGACAAGCTCGCTAACAAAAAAGGTTAACTCATGAATCCTCTCACTCTGCTCCTTGCATGGCGCTACGCACTCGGCTCACAACACGAAAAAAACATTGCCAGCATGGTAAAAGTCTGCTTTTTAGGTATTTTAATTGGATCATTTTCTCTTGCACTTGTGATTGCCGTCATGAATGGCTTTGAGAAGGTCACGCATGAAAAAATGCAAAGTATCCACGCACAAATCATCATGCGCAGCCATGGACACAACCTCGACTACGAAAAAGTCAGCCACGTATTGCGCAATGAATTTCCTGAAGTTGCTTTTTTTAGTCCTACTTCATACCAGCAAGTTATTATTCAACCTACAGATTCTGACGATATTACCAATCTCATTGCTCTTAAATCGATTGACCCCGCACAAGAATCTCTGGTTACCACGTTCGATAAAAAAATCATTGCATCCGCGAGTAAGGATCTTTCGCTCAAGGGAACCATTACTGATGACACTATTCTGATTGGTCAAACGTTGGCTAAAAATTTAAATCTTTCGTCGGGCGACACTATCAATATTCTGTTTCCTGACAACGAAAAAACAAAGTCTCGCAAAATAACCCTTGCGATATCTCAAGCGACAGTAGGCGGCATTTTTACCACAGGGATCGATGAATTTGATGCTGGACTGGCGCTATGCAATCATGATTTTTTTAATACACTGTTTCCCAACGATGGGGTCACGCAGATTAATATCAAGCTAAAACCTGACGCTCATGAACAAGTCGTTATCACTCGATTAAAAGAACGCTTTCAGTTAGAAGTGTATTCATGGCAATGTCTTTATCCAGCACTCGTTGCCGCTCTTAAATTAGAAAAATATGCCATGTTTTTAATTCTTGCATTAATCACCCTGGTGGCAAGCATGAATATTATTTCTCTGTTGTTTATGCAAATCACTCAAAAGCGTGGCGACATTGCAATCCTCAAAGCAATGGGTCTATCTGACGGCACGATTAGCAGAATATTTCTTCTTATGGGTATGGGTATTACCTGTTGCGCAACGCTCCTAGGACTCGCATTAGCCACCCTTGCAAGCTGGGTATTAGAAACGTACCCATTCATCACTCTACCAGACGCTTATTACGTCACCCATCTACCATCAAAAATGGAATGGCATTTGCTCCTGATTGTTTTTATCGTTATCATGTGTTTGAGTTTTATTGCAACCTTGTTTCCTGCTTACAGAACTCGCTCCATAAACATTGCGCAAATTCTACGCTTTGAAGCATAATAAGAAAGATGAGTATGATAAATATACATTCTGCCCTGCCAACCTGGGATCTTACTAACAAAAGAGTATTAGTACGTGCCGATTTAAATGTACCTCTAGCCAACGGCGCCATCGCTCATGACTATCGCCTACAATCCATACTGCCCACCATTGACCTTATTCAAAAAAATGGCGGCAAAGTTATTATCATAACCCATATGGGCCGACCAAAGAAACCAACAGCTGAACTCTCAACCAAAAACCTTATTCCCTGGTTTGAAAAAAAAGGCTACACAATAACCTGGACCGACAATCTTAATGATGCCTACAACAAAAGCCTTGAAGATCAAAAAAGCATTCTTTTATGCGAAAATTTACGATTTTTTCCAGGAGAAAAAGGTGGCGATGCTACCTTTGCTCAAAGCCTGGCACGATTAGGCGATTATTATGTCAATGATGCCTTTGCAGCTATGCATAGAGGCGACACATCAATCACGCTTGTACCCACTTATTTTGCGCCAGATAAGCGCACGATAGGATTATTGGTTGAAAAAGAAATAACAACACTCGACAAATTGCTCACTTCATCAAAAAAATCATTTGTCTTAATCCTTGGCGGTGGAAAAGTAGTTGAAAAATTACGACTCATAGAAAACATGCTCGATAAGGTCCAAACAATTTTGCTGTGTCCGGCAATCGTGTTTACCTTTTTAAAGGCACTGGGCAAACCCGTGGGAAAATCCCTTGTTGACCAAACAGCGCTCACTATATGCGCGAATCTCATGGAACAAGCACAACAAAAAAAAGTATCGTTAGAATTTCCTATTGATTATCAGATAGCTACTGATAACATCAATGGACCATTAAGCCTTGTAGAAGCCGATGCATTTCCTGCTAACGGCATAGGTATATCTATTGGTCCAAAAACAGTCGAACTATTTAAAGAACACATTAACAATGCACACACAATTTTTTTTAATGCCGCTATGGGATTTGGGGATAGAAAAGAAACAGTAGAAGGCACCACAGCATTATTGCATGCAGTGGCAGAATCCAATGCCTTTAGTGTCGTTGGCGGAGGCGACTCAGTAGCCGCAACAGAGACGCTCAACATACACGATAGAATCGATTATCTTTCAACCGGTGGTGGCGCAACATTGACCTATCTCAGTAGCCAAACGCTACCAGGACTCGTTGCACTCGATATCATAAAAAAATCCACCTAAAATACTGGACAAAAACTCAACAAGCTTAGGCCATTTTGCAAGTGATCTTCGTGTATTGGATCTTCTTGTTTTGTTTTTTCAAAAAGCAAAATGCCAGTATTATCGTGCTTCATATTCCACACGCAAAAATTAGGCTGCTGTAATCCAAGATAATCAGCTAGAATCGCTGCTACATCTTTTTCATTACTGTGATTCTTTTTGATGCTTGCGCGTAGTAGGCCACGAACTTTTTGATTAAACGGCGATTGCTTCATATGACCCGAGAAATCATCGGGCGATTGCCAAATGTCGCATGACTTCATAGATTCATCGCGAGAAAAGCCTACGATACCTTTTAAACAATCAAAATCAGGATTATCGATAAAATAAGCTGCTTTTTGAAGATTAAAACAATGCTCATCACACAATTCATGTAACACGAACTCAGTCATGTTCTCATGGCCATGCAATGAAACCATTTTTTTTGGTAGCAAACTTAAATGATTCAGAAGCTCGTAATGTCTGCTGAGTAATTCCTCTGGCTTCATACATTCCCCTTTCCTTTTTTTAAAGTGCTTTCATTAATACAATACTATCAAATTTTTACTCTCACTTACTATGACCATACTCAACTTATACTATAACATCAATAGACCACCGTACTTTCTTAAAAAAAATTTAACAGAGCTCTATTTTTGATAAACATATCTCAATAATGCACAACATTTGACACCTAATTCTTTCATTTTAAACGGTAGTACGATACTATTGTCAATGTAGTAATAATATTAGCCCGTATTTCTTACCATACCTAGGTACCGTGAAAAAATTTATCTTATTTTTCTCCACACTCCTGCTCTTATTAAACTATTACGCAGAATCTTTAGGCCGTAGCGTACACCGCCCTAAAGATCCAACGCTACCAGAAATTTCTGTACGATGGACAAACGGCACACGACTGTATCATCTAAAAAGTTCTCATTTGGAGTTTTACCCATTTTTTGGCATTTTTGAAAAACAGTTTTTTCAAAACCATCTTTTACCATCAGGGCCAATAGCCTATCGTAATGCCCCAGAAAAAGCAGTTCAAGCTGATATCCTCAATAGCCAAATCGAAGAGCTTCTGGAAGAAATCAAACAAAAGAAAAAAACATTCAAAAATTTTATCATCCTCACCCGCAAAAATTTTAATCGAAAAAAATCATGTGGCATGATGGTGCTCAAATTTAAAAACTATCCCTTCATTCTTAAATTATGCATGGAAACACCAAAAACGTTTACTAATCCCTACTGTAAAGGCTTAGATAATATCTGGTTTTTTCCTTTAGGGGGCGGCATGAATCGTCATCTTGCTGGCCTTACTCGTATCAAGAATCTAGAAACCATAAAAAATAAATTGTCACAACATCCCGAATGGTCAACAACAGTTGACCTGCCCAATAAATGGCACTGGGTTCCTAAAAAACAAGACTGGCTCGAGATAAGCGGTACCAATATGGGCGATCAAAAACAAGTTAGCATTCAAATTCCTGCTACGTATTGCATTATTGCCGATGCTATAGAAGCACAAGAAGAACTCAGCATATTTAACACAGAACATACTACTTTTGCTATGAGCCTGTGTAATTACCTTGAGCTCGGTCTTGACCCGCACATCAATAACTTTATGATCGAAAAGAATACCAAAAAAATTGTTATTGTAGACACAGAACATTTTCCATCCGTTGTCGGTATTAAAAAAAAGGTAACCTTCGATGGCTACTTTGCCTGGTACACCTATCTTGCAAGTAAATGTGCAAAAAATTGGTTCTTCAGGACTAAAGATGAGCGCCTTACAGCCCAAAAAGCTAAACACACCTGGAATCCTACACTATCGTCGTAAAAAATTATTTTTCACCTCTTTTTCTCATAAGTTTCCCATAACCCCCAAAAAAATCATTAATCTATTGCACGCCACCATCCATTTCTGATAATGTTTCAAATATATAATAAAAACAGCAAGA
This genomic window from Candidatus Dependentiae bacterium contains:
- a CDS encoding FAD-dependent oxidoreductase; protein product: MKTSLCKKIKCSFLGLLLISVMFIQGCDRPPRRGVSIVMENAFDKQNIIPLVIIGSGAAGLSAAIYGVWGNVKTLVVHGPLPGGLLTQTSLVENWPGSRSILGQDIIKNLQDQSTNLGKKFLKNKVSAIEFLQDTITSADLSQWPFALETSGGETIHALSLIVATGATPKMLGVPGEQEFWKMGVTTCAVCDGPFYKDKNVVVIGGGDSAVEEAIQLARHAKNITVLVRKESMKAAPSMQAHLSEYPSIKVIYSVDVQRIIGDESGVTGVEIKDAKTKEVTTLPVSGVFLAIGHTPNSDLVRKYVQTDADGYIVLKGRNQETSVHGVFSAGDVEDRVYRQAGVASGHGIQAALDAVAFLTSIGFNNDVAAKLGESLYRVKGEGTVQVLESIDEFVTQVEQYKGLAVIECMMHECPSCIMLEPVIQRAAQHVTEGIRYFRVDTNVAPDLAEKLFVYQVPSILVYRDGTLVARYNGAMNDAEFAVFMEKFSSVTGAALPAA
- a CDS encoding AAA family ATPase; translated protein: MNNSVMKKTFLFLTLLLSQPLSHAFDDTTNIGDMNEISATIIEQAQNILEDQLKKILTQFNAVDCILGDLALVVNNDQVPQTKNKKTVIQGIISVRSLIESVQKDAFVNVSLRQNLMILKILEGLIAHTKQALSDGLTEFPAFDFVTYFQSIKSPQDDSTIDIDALQKNIDAQIADLNSQAASVGLAWYNRAYRKLNDYLIQPSIKAASIGNAGKIAIATSLAAWYFLWYRTEKGEDPNASSKFSHWLRSKVGEHVKIQDRGAIINDDKLGWIGRFEKEAFNLTHGHAEIGKYLVATASPFYYEAFKNASSWCGKKIERTHNFLLGGAYKNKKIEDALNASIEPKYTFDDLVGLDYVKEALSLVVKYVEDPERWDRSKLTPEKGYLLTGPTRSGKSFSAEALAGEIKKVVKRQGRNPDEIGFYVIKGSYIESMGIAKILEMAKREAPCVLFIDEIDLLRLQRAGGNTSLLNEFLTSMSGCLDSDPKKQVIILAATNRPENMDEALKQPGRFGKEIRFDYPGFEHRKEYFIKRLYPVCPSLDRFDLDKVCLETAGCSFETMNSVLKKAIQKSKIQNLPLTQEALDDALDTEVRNMIPGEFKQLSQEEKNIIATHQAGHALATILLDSAEKLTKVTIRPIQEKLKEESPWEAYYKQSNSVEHAQAVVHGKMFTQCCHHTLNLYTKNQKMNLCKIKLAGHIAEELLLGSSGYSYHMEDKEHALRIAQSIVFQGLIISNLPEHVQDKMIDASLALLSKCESEVKELLANNKVALQAISIALQKHLTLTAQDVQEIMDATTSATNTPELTEPVAA
- a CDS encoding GIY-YIG nuclease family protein: MDFFYVYILQCNDRSYYIGSTDDIHRRLDEHIQPVKKESNAFSYVAERLPFKLVFVEEFERREDAQEAERRLKGWPRKKKEALINSGWEAVPGVTKKGAFTQF
- a CDS encoding RpiB/LacA/LacB family sugar-phosphate isomerase, with amino-acid sequence MKIVIGADHRGFSHKACIKERVQVADKSIEWLDVGAYNADRSDYPVFVEAVCQALLERRADFGILLCGSGVGMSIAANRFPGIYAALAWNEEVARMSRQDDNANILVLPADFVSHEQAIAMVKSWLQATFKQGRYQERLTMVDNLEVD
- a CDS encoding FtsX-like permease family protein, with the protein product MNPLTLLLAWRYALGSQHEKNIASMVKVCFLGILIGSFSLALVIAVMNGFEKVTHEKMQSIHAQIIMRSHGHNLDYEKVSHVLRNEFPEVAFFSPTSYQQVIIQPTDSDDITNLIALKSIDPAQESLVTTFDKKIIASASKDLSLKGTITDDTILIGQTLAKNLNLSSGDTINILFPDNEKTKSRKITLAISQATVGGIFTTGIDEFDAGLALCNHDFFNTLFPNDGVTQINIKLKPDAHEQVVITRLKERFQLEVYSWQCLYPALVAALKLEKYAMFLILALITLVASMNIISLLFMQITQKRGDIAILKAMGLSDGTISRIFLLMGMGITCCATLLGLALATLASWVLETYPFITLPDAYYVTHLPSKMEWHLLLIVFIVIMCLSFIATLFPAYRTRSINIAQILRFEA
- the pgk gene encoding phosphoglycerate kinase; this translates as MINIHSALPTWDLTNKRVLVRADLNVPLANGAIAHDYRLQSILPTIDLIQKNGGKVIIITHMGRPKKPTAELSTKNLIPWFEKKGYTITWTDNLNDAYNKSLEDQKSILLCENLRFFPGEKGGDATFAQSLARLGDYYVNDAFAAMHRGDTSITLVPTYFAPDKRTIGLLVEKEITTLDKLLTSSKKSFVLILGGGKVVEKLRLIENMLDKVQTILLCPAIVFTFLKALGKPVGKSLVDQTALTICANLMEQAQQKKVSLEFPIDYQIATDNINGPLSLVEADAFPANGIGISIGPKTVELFKEHINNAHTIFFNAAMGFGDRKETVEGTTALLHAVAESNAFSVVGGGDSVAATETLNIHDRIDYLSTGGGATLTYLSSQTLPGLVALDIIKKST